The following coding sequences are from one Mycolicibacterium aichiense window:
- the cofC gene encoding 2-phospho-L-lactate guanylyltransferase, with the protein MVNMSADLGVIIAVKRLAAAKTRLSPVFSASTREQVVLAMLIDTITAARAVSAVASITVVTPDDTAAAAARELGAEVLFDATPPTEPDPLNTAVRFAWAAVSMNTANTVVLQGDLPALQTHELTDAVAHARAYRRSFVPDRPGTGTAALFAFGVPLDPLLGRDSARLHRDSGAVELTGVWPGLRCDIDTIEDLEAARLLGVGAATTRAISHH; encoded by the coding sequence ATGGTGAACATGAGCGCGGACCTCGGCGTGATCATTGCGGTGAAACGCCTCGCGGCCGCCAAGACCAGACTCAGTCCGGTGTTCTCGGCGAGCACCCGCGAGCAGGTGGTGCTCGCGATGTTGATCGACACCATCACGGCGGCCCGCGCGGTCAGCGCCGTCGCGTCGATCACCGTGGTCACCCCCGACGACACGGCGGCCGCCGCCGCCCGTGAGCTCGGCGCGGAGGTGCTCTTCGACGCCACGCCGCCGACCGAGCCCGACCCGTTGAACACCGCCGTCCGATTCGCCTGGGCTGCCGTCAGCATGAACACGGCCAATACTGTTGTGCTGCAAGGGGATTTGCCCGCACTGCAGACTCACGAACTCACCGACGCCGTGGCGCATGCGCGGGCGTACCGGCGCAGTTTCGTGCCCGACCGTCCCGGCACCGGTACCGCGGCGCTGTTCGCGTTCGGGGTCCCATTGGACCCACTACTCGGCCGGGATTCGGCCCGCCTGCACCGCGACTCGGGTGCCGTCGAACTGACCGGCGTATGGCCGGGGCTGCGCTGCGACATCGACACCATCGAGGACCTGGAGGCAGCGCGACTGCTGGGTGTCGGGGCGGCGACGACCAGGGCAATCAGCCACCACTGA
- a CDS encoding NAD(P)H-dependent glycerol-3-phosphate dehydrogenase, with protein sequence MGTAAVMGAGAWGTALAKVLADAGSEVRLWSRRAEVAEAVNITHANPGYLPGIALPDTIRATTDAAEALDGLTTVLLAVPAQTLRTNLEQWRGVIADGATLVSLAKGIELGSLMRMSQVIVAVTGVDPSQVAVVSGPNLADEIAQGQPAATVVACTDSGRAITLQRALSTGYFRPYTNADVIGTEIGGACKNVIALACGMAAGVGLGENTAAAIITRGLAEIMRLGIAVGAKTATLAGLAGVGDLVATCTSPHSRNRSFGERLGRGGTMEAAQLAAGGHVAEGVTSCESILALASSYDVEMPLTDAVHRVCHKGLSVDQAVALLLGRSTKPE encoded by the coding sequence GTGGGCACCGCCGCGGTGATGGGCGCCGGCGCCTGGGGAACCGCACTGGCCAAAGTTCTCGCCGACGCCGGCTCCGAGGTCCGGTTGTGGTCGCGTCGCGCGGAAGTCGCCGAGGCGGTCAACATCACACACGCCAACCCCGGATACCTCCCCGGCATCGCGCTGCCGGACACGATCCGCGCCACCACCGATGCCGCGGAGGCTCTCGACGGGCTGACCACCGTGCTGCTCGCCGTGCCCGCGCAGACCTTGCGCACCAACCTCGAACAGTGGCGCGGCGTGATCGCCGACGGCGCAACTCTGGTGAGCCTGGCCAAGGGCATCGAGTTGGGCAGCCTGATGCGAATGAGCCAGGTCATCGTTGCGGTGACCGGCGTCGATCCCAGCCAGGTCGCCGTCGTCTCCGGCCCGAACCTGGCCGATGAGATCGCCCAGGGGCAGCCGGCCGCGACGGTGGTGGCCTGCACCGACTCCGGGCGCGCGATCACCCTGCAGCGCGCACTGAGCACGGGTTACTTCCGCCCCTACACGAACGCCGACGTCATCGGCACCGAGATCGGCGGGGCGTGCAAGAACGTCATCGCGCTGGCCTGCGGCATGGCCGCCGGAGTGGGACTCGGGGAGAACACCGCTGCGGCGATCATCACCCGCGGCCTGGCCGAGATCATGCGGCTGGGCATCGCCGTGGGCGCCAAGACCGCGACGCTGGCCGGTCTTGCCGGCGTGGGCGACCTGGTCGCCACCTGCACGTCGCCGCATTCGCGGAACCGGAGTTTCGGTGAGCGACTCGGCCGCGGCGGCACCATGGAGGCCGCCCAACTGGCCGCCGGCGGGCACGTTGCCGAAGGCGTCACCTCGTGTGAATCGATCCTGGCACTGGCGTCGAGCTATGACGTCGAGATGCCGCTGACCGATGCGGTCCACCGGGTGTGCCACAAAGGATTGTCCGTCGACCAGGCGGTGGCGCTGTTGTTGGGCCGCAGCACCAAACCGGAATGA
- a CDS encoding cystathionine gamma-lyase, which yields MTDRYGDSTRAVKAVSSLPIPGAPVQPGPVPASAYHLSDDEGSEQNTYGRATNPTWRQLESALAELEGAAAALAFGSGMAAITAALRVTATPGSVLVVPADGYYQVRRYAAEYLAPQGITVHEADAEQIYRAAGGADVVLAETPTNPGLEVVDVRRLAEICRHRGARLLVDNTTATPLGQQPLALGADLVVASATKALSGHSDLLAGYIAGADHELMAAVERERLLSGAILGPFEAWLVLRSLGSFGLRFDRQCRNALALATALRGHPGVRSVRYPGLPDDPAHALAAVQMRRFGGLVSIELPDADAVHALVQRSDLLVAATSFGGLHTCVDRRARWGDPVAGGFARISAGIEDTDDLVADVLAALDAG from the coding sequence ATGACCGACCGCTACGGCGACTCGACGCGCGCCGTCAAAGCTGTGAGTTCCCTGCCGATTCCGGGAGCGCCGGTTCAGCCGGGTCCGGTTCCGGCGTCGGCGTACCACCTGTCCGACGACGAGGGCAGCGAGCAGAACACCTACGGGCGCGCCACCAACCCCACCTGGCGGCAGCTCGAGTCGGCACTGGCTGAGCTCGAAGGAGCCGCCGCCGCCCTGGCTTTCGGTTCCGGGATGGCTGCGATCACCGCCGCGCTGCGCGTGACGGCCACACCCGGCTCGGTACTGGTGGTCCCCGCCGACGGCTACTACCAGGTCCGCCGCTATGCCGCGGAATATCTTGCCCCGCAAGGTATTACGGTTCACGAGGCCGACGCGGAGCAGATCTACCGGGCCGCCGGCGGCGCCGACGTCGTGCTGGCGGAAACCCCGACCAATCCGGGGCTGGAAGTCGTGGACGTGCGCAGGCTCGCCGAGATCTGCCGGCACCGGGGCGCGCGGCTGCTGGTGGACAACACCACCGCAACTCCGCTGGGTCAGCAACCGCTCGCGCTGGGCGCTGATCTGGTGGTGGCCAGCGCCACCAAAGCCCTGTCGGGTCACAGCGATCTGCTGGCCGGGTACATCGCAGGCGCCGATCACGAGCTGATGGCCGCAGTGGAGCGGGAGCGGCTGCTGTCCGGGGCGATCCTGGGGCCGTTCGAAGCGTGGCTGGTGCTGCGCAGCCTCGGCAGCTTCGGCCTGCGCTTCGACCGGCAATGCCGAAACGCCCTCGCGCTGGCCACCGCGCTGCGCGGCCACCCGGGCGTCCGCTCAGTGCGCTACCCGGGGCTGCCCGACGACCCGGCCCACGCGCTGGCCGCCGTGCAGATGCGCCGCTTCGGGGGATTGGTGTCGATCGAACTCCCCGACGCCGACGCCGTCCACGCCTTGGTGCAGCGCAGCGACCTGCTGGTGGCGGCGACCAGCTTCGGCGGCCTTCACACCTGCGTCGACCGTCGGGCCCGCTGGGGTGACCCGGTGGCCGGTGGATTCGCCCGGATTTCGGCAGGCATCGAGGACACCGACGATCTGGTCGCTGACGTCCTCGCGGCCCTGGACGCAGGATAG
- a CDS encoding D-alanine--D-alanine ligase family protein: MTSRIRVAVVYGGRSSEHAISCVSAGSILRNLDPERFEVVAVGITPEGSWVLTDGKPETLAITDRRLPEVTGDSGTALALPADPQRHGQLVSLGQAAGEVLTAVDVVFPILHGPYGEDGTIQGLLELAGVPYVGAGVLASAAGMDKEFTKKLLAADGLPIGDHVVLRPQEKAPTLDDIMRLGFPMFVKPARGGSSIGVNRVTSPDELPAAIADARSHDPKVIIEAAIEGRELECGVLEFPDGSVQASAIGEIRVAGIAGREDGFYDFATKYLDDGAELDVPAKVDEDVAEELRHLAIRTFKALDCQGLARVDFFLTEDGPVVNEINTMPGFTTISMYPRMWAASGIDYPTLVGTMVETALARGTGLR; this comes from the coding sequence GTGACTTCTCGTATCCGCGTTGCCGTCGTCTACGGGGGCCGCAGCTCCGAGCACGCCATTTCCTGCGTGTCGGCCGGAAGCATCCTGCGCAACCTCGACCCGGAACGGTTCGAGGTTGTCGCCGTGGGCATCACCCCGGAGGGCTCCTGGGTGCTGACCGACGGCAAGCCGGAAACCCTGGCCATCACCGACCGGCGGCTGCCAGAGGTCACGGGTGACTCCGGCACGGCGCTGGCGTTGCCTGCCGATCCGCAGCGCCACGGCCAGCTGGTGTCGTTGGGTCAGGCAGCCGGCGAGGTACTGACGGCGGTCGACGTCGTCTTCCCGATCCTGCACGGGCCCTATGGCGAAGACGGCACTATCCAGGGTCTGCTCGAATTGGCGGGCGTGCCGTACGTCGGCGCCGGCGTGCTGGCCAGCGCGGCAGGCATGGACAAGGAGTTCACCAAGAAGCTGTTGGCCGCCGACGGTCTCCCGATCGGCGATCATGTGGTGCTGCGGCCGCAGGAGAAGGCGCCGACGCTCGACGACATCATGCGCCTTGGCTTTCCGATGTTCGTCAAACCTGCGCGTGGTGGGTCCTCGATCGGGGTGAACCGGGTCACGAGCCCCGACGAGCTACCCGCGGCGATCGCCGATGCCCGCTCACACGATCCCAAGGTCATCATCGAAGCCGCGATCGAAGGCCGCGAGCTCGAGTGCGGCGTCCTCGAATTCCCGGACGGGTCAGTGCAAGCCAGCGCGATCGGCGAGATCCGGGTCGCCGGCATCGCAGGCCGCGAAGACGGCTTCTACGACTTCGCCACCAAATATCTGGACGACGGCGCCGAACTCGACGTCCCCGCGAAAGTCGATGAAGACGTTGCAGAGGAATTGCGGCACTTGGCAATTCGTACTTTCAAGGCTCTGGACTGCCAGGGTTTGGCGCGGGTGGACTTCTTCCTCACCGAGGACGGTCCGGTGGTCAACGAGATCAACACCATGCCCGGGTTCACCACGATCTCGATGTATCCGCGGATGTGGGCTGCCAGCGGCATCGACTACCCGACGCTGGTCGGCACCATGGTGGAGACGGCGTTGGCGCGCGGGACCGGTCTGCGCTGA
- a CDS encoding DUF3515 domain-containing protein — protein MPTEPLPVAGEDSTRDGPPRAFLIAAVVVAVVAIGAVLAIAATRKAPVQPVVIAAAPAPQADSPSCRTLIGALPENLGEFHRVAAAEPVPPGAAAWRGEADNYPVILRCGIDRPAEFMVGSPIQLVNAVQWFQLDDPQTDRSTWVTVDRPVYLALTLPKESGPTPIQALSDLIARTLPAVPIDPNPPR, from the coding sequence ATGCCGACTGAGCCCCTTCCCGTCGCCGGCGAGGACAGCACAAGGGACGGACCGCCCCGCGCCTTCCTGATCGCCGCGGTCGTCGTGGCCGTGGTGGCGATCGGCGCGGTGCTTGCGATCGCGGCTACCCGCAAAGCTCCGGTCCAGCCGGTGGTCATCGCCGCCGCCCCAGCGCCGCAAGCGGATTCACCGAGCTGCCGCACTCTGATCGGCGCGTTGCCGGAAAACCTCGGCGAATTCCATCGGGTCGCGGCGGCCGAGCCGGTGCCACCCGGCGCGGCAGCCTGGCGTGGGGAGGCCGACAATTACCCGGTCATCCTCCGCTGTGGCATCGACCGGCCCGCGGAGTTCATGGTGGGCTCCCCCATCCAACTGGTCAACGCGGTCCAATGGTTTCAGCTCGACGATCCCCAGACCGATCGCAGCACCTGGGTCACCGTGGACCGCCCGGTGTACCTGGCACTCACCCTGCCGAAAGAGTCTGGCCCCACGCCCATTCAGGCGTTATCGGACCTGATCGCGCGAACATTGCCTGCGGTTCCGATCGACCCGAACCCGCCTCGCTGA
- a CDS encoding Lrp/AsnC ligand binding domain-containing protein — protein sequence MVEAYMLIQTEVGRAEVVAKQVAALPGIVSAEYVTGPYDVVVRVAATTKDDLTAAVVPSVQQIAGITRTLTCPIADAD from the coding sequence GTGGTGGAGGCGTACATGCTGATCCAGACCGAGGTCGGCCGCGCCGAGGTCGTCGCCAAGCAGGTGGCCGCGCTGCCGGGCATAGTGTCCGCCGAGTACGTGACCGGTCCCTATGACGTGGTGGTCCGAGTCGCCGCGACCACCAAAGATGACCTGACCGCCGCCGTGGTGCCCAGCGTTCAGCAGATCGCCGGGATCACCCGAACCCTCACCTGCCCCATCGCCGATGCCGACTGA
- a CDS encoding thiamine-phosphate kinase, protein MPISLGDGRRAHLVADGGEPTLRQLGEFPVIDRLVAGRRQPAAVTVGPGDDAAVVAMPDGRVVVSTDMLVEGRHFRLDWSSPLEVGRKAIAQNAADIESMGARVSAFVVAFGAPPDTPAARAQELADGMWLEAGPLGAGIVGGDLVASPQWVISVTAFGDLSGRPPVLRSGARPGSVVAVSGELGRSAAGYLLWHKGIDDFTELRQRHLVPRPPYGQGIVAAAAGAQAMTDVSDGLLADLGHIARDSRVLIDLATDALRPDVDAVTAAAAAADADPRALVLSGGEDHALVACFPAAVPPGWRVIGTVRDGGPGVLVDGLGWDGAAGWQSFD, encoded by the coding sequence GTGCCGATCAGCCTGGGCGACGGGAGGAGGGCACACCTCGTGGCCGACGGCGGCGAACCCACATTGCGCCAGCTCGGCGAGTTCCCCGTGATCGACCGGCTGGTGGCCGGACGTCGTCAACCCGCGGCCGTCACGGTCGGGCCGGGAGACGACGCCGCGGTGGTGGCGATGCCGGACGGCCGGGTCGTCGTGAGCACCGACATGCTCGTCGAAGGGCGTCACTTCCGGCTGGATTGGTCCTCTCCGCTGGAGGTCGGCCGAAAAGCCATCGCGCAGAACGCCGCCGACATCGAGTCGATGGGCGCGCGGGTCAGCGCGTTCGTCGTCGCGTTCGGCGCCCCGCCCGACACCCCGGCGGCCCGAGCGCAGGAGTTGGCCGACGGAATGTGGCTGGAGGCCGGTCCGCTGGGCGCCGGAATCGTCGGAGGGGATCTGGTCGCCAGCCCCCAGTGGGTGATATCGGTGACCGCATTCGGCGACCTGTCCGGCCGGCCGCCGGTGCTGCGCAGTGGAGCGCGGCCGGGGTCGGTGGTCGCCGTCAGTGGTGAGCTGGGCCGCTCTGCTGCCGGATATCTGTTGTGGCACAAGGGCATCGATGATTTCACCGAGCTGCGGCAGCGACACCTGGTCCCGCGTCCGCCCTACGGGCAGGGCATAGTGGCGGCGGCGGCCGGGGCTCAGGCGATGACCGACGTCTCCGACGGCCTGCTGGCCGATCTCGGCCACATCGCCCGCGACTCCAGGGTTCTCATCGACCTCGCCACGGACGCGCTGCGACCTGATGTCGACGCCGTCACTGCCGCGGCCGCTGCGGCCGATGCCGATCCCCGCGCGCTGGTGCTCTCCGGTGGCGAAGATCACGCCCTCGTCGCCTGCTTTCCCGCCGCGGTTCCGCCCGGGTGGCGGGTGATCGGCACCGTGCGAGACGGCGGGCCCGGCGTGCTCGTCGACGGCCTCGGGTGGGATGGCGCGGCGGGTTGGCAATCCTTCGACTGA
- a CDS encoding uracil-DNA glycosylase produces the protein MTTTARPLAELVDKGWAQALAPVSDQITQMGTFLRDEIAAGRHYLPAGQNVLRAFTFPFNEVRVLIVGQDPYPTPGHAVGLSFSVAPDVRPVPRSLANIFTEYTADLGHPQPSTGDLTPWSQRGVMLLNRVLTVRPGTPASHRGKGWEAVTECAIRALVARDQPLVAILWGRDASTLKPMLGGSGGQERSDPGISRCVAIESPHPSPLSASRGFFGSRPFSRANELLTGMGAEPIDWRLP, from the coding sequence GTGACGACCACCGCCCGGCCGCTGGCCGAACTCGTCGACAAGGGCTGGGCGCAGGCGCTCGCCCCGGTCAGTGACCAGATCACCCAAATGGGCACGTTCCTGCGCGATGAGATCGCCGCAGGCAGGCACTATCTGCCCGCCGGCCAGAACGTGCTGCGGGCCTTCACCTTTCCGTTCAACGAGGTGCGGGTACTGATCGTGGGTCAGGATCCGTACCCCACGCCGGGGCACGCGGTGGGTCTGAGCTTCTCGGTCGCCCCCGACGTACGACCGGTACCGCGCAGCCTGGCCAACATCTTCACCGAATACACCGCGGACCTCGGCCACCCACAGCCGTCGACCGGTGACCTCACGCCGTGGTCGCAGCGCGGTGTCATGCTGCTGAACAGGGTGCTGACCGTGCGGCCGGGAACCCCGGCATCGCATCGGGGGAAAGGCTGGGAGGCCGTCACCGAATGCGCGATCCGCGCGCTGGTGGCGCGCGATCAACCCTTGGTGGCGATCCTGTGGGGGCGGGACGCGTCGACGCTCAAGCCCATGCTGGGGGGCTCCGGCGGGCAGGAGCGAAGCGACCCGGGGATTAGCCGATGCGTCGCGATCGAGTCGCCGCATCCCTCACCGCTGTCGGCGTCCCGGGGGTTCTTCGGCTCGCGGCCGTTCAGCCGGGCCAACGAACTGCTGACCGGGATGGGTGCCGAGCCGATCGACTGGCGACTGCCTTAA
- the rpmB gene encoding 50S ribosomal protein L28, translating into MAAVCDVCGKGPGFGKSVSHSHRRTSRRWNPNIQTVRAVSRPGGNKHRVNVCTSCLKAGKVSRG; encoded by the coding sequence ATGGCTGCCGTGTGCGACGTCTGCGGAAAGGGCCCCGGCTTCGGCAAGTCGGTGTCGCATTCCCATCGCCGGACCAGCCGTCGCTGGAACCCGAACATCCAGACCGTGCGCGCCGTGAGCCGCCCCGGTGGCAACAAGCACCGCGTGAACGTCTGCACCTCCTGCCTCAAGGCAGGCAAGGTCAGCCGCGGCTAA
- a CDS encoding DAK2 domain-containing protein gives MPDRRLDASALRDWASTAVGDLITHTDEINRLNVFPVADSDTGTNLLFTMRAALTEADSVTGSGGVDELTAALAEGALHGARGNSGVILSQILRGLADVTAAAAADTGGYLADIDAVLLGAGLRHAVGLVVSSMGGQLVAGTIVSVLQAVADTVQQWAADGASLAESLTAGGEAAVTALDRTPEQLDALAEAGVVDAGGRGFLVLIDALIATVTGHAPHRHVYEPGPPLIETATAEPAPPQFEVMYLLAGCEPATLEPLRTRLEQLGESVAIAASAERYSVHVHTDDAGAAVEAGLAAGAVSRIQISVLSTGPARVSPGSWSRERAVLAVVDGDGAAELFSQEGACVLRPDAELADPVNGVSARELLRALVDAGAAQVMVLPNGYVAAEELVAGCTAGIGWGIDVVALPTGSMVQGLAALAVHDPSRQAVDDGYSMARAAAAARHGSVRTATEQALTWAGSCEPGDGLGIAGDEVLVVADDVTGAAAGLIDLLLVAGGELVTVLTGAGTDPAIAEALAAHIHRRHPGIEFATYATGHRGDELLIGVE, from the coding sequence ATGCCGGACCGGCGGCTGGACGCATCTGCGCTACGCGACTGGGCCTCTACCGCGGTCGGCGACCTGATCACCCACACCGACGAGATCAACCGGCTCAATGTGTTCCCGGTGGCCGACTCCGATACCGGGACCAACCTCCTGTTCACCATGCGGGCGGCGCTGACCGAGGCGGACTCGGTGACCGGCTCGGGTGGCGTCGACGAGCTGACCGCCGCGCTCGCGGAGGGCGCATTGCACGGGGCCCGGGGCAACTCCGGGGTGATCCTGTCGCAGATCCTGCGCGGTCTGGCCGACGTCACCGCCGCGGCGGCCGCCGACACCGGCGGTTATCTCGCCGACATCGACGCAGTACTGCTGGGCGCGGGCCTTCGGCACGCGGTCGGGCTGGTGGTGTCGTCGATGGGCGGCCAGCTGGTGGCCGGCACGATCGTCTCGGTGCTGCAGGCCGTCGCCGACACCGTGCAACAGTGGGCCGCCGATGGCGCCAGTCTTGCCGAATCGCTCACCGCAGGCGGCGAGGCCGCGGTCACCGCGCTGGATCGCACGCCCGAACAGCTCGACGCGCTGGCCGAGGCAGGGGTGGTCGACGCAGGCGGGCGCGGCTTCCTCGTTCTCATCGACGCGCTGATCGCCACCGTCACCGGACATGCGCCGCACCGGCACGTCTACGAACCGGGCCCGCCGCTGATCGAGACCGCCACCGCGGAACCGGCTCCGCCGCAATTCGAAGTGATGTATCTGCTCGCCGGCTGCGAGCCGGCCACCCTCGAACCGCTACGCACCCGGCTGGAGCAGCTCGGCGAATCGGTCGCGATCGCCGCGTCGGCCGAACGCTATTCGGTACACGTGCACACCGACGACGCCGGCGCCGCGGTGGAGGCCGGGTTGGCGGCCGGTGCGGTCAGCAGGATTCAGATCTCGGTGTTGAGCACCGGGCCCGCCCGGGTTTCTCCGGGCAGCTGGAGTCGGGAGCGCGCGGTGCTTGCCGTCGTCGACGGAGACGGTGCCGCAGAGCTTTTCAGTCAGGAAGGCGCCTGTGTGCTGCGGCCGGACGCCGAGCTGGCTGATCCGGTCAACGGCGTGAGTGCCCGCGAACTGTTACGCGCGCTGGTCGATGCCGGGGCCGCTCAGGTGATGGTGTTGCCCAACGGCTATGTGGCGGCAGAGGAGCTGGTCGCCGGGTGCACGGCCGGAATCGGTTGGGGCATAGACGTTGTCGCGTTGCCGACCGGTTCGATGGTGCAGGGGCTGGCTGCGCTCGCGGTCCACGACCCAAGCCGGCAGGCCGTCGACGACGGGTATTCGATGGCCAGGGCGGCGGCCGCGGCCCGGCACGGTTCGGTGCGCACCGCCACCGAACAGGCGCTCACGTGGGCGGGGAGCTGCGAACCGGGTGACGGGCTGGGCATCGCCGGTGACGAAGTCCTGGTGGTCGCCGACGATGTGACCGGTGCGGCCGCCGGACTGATCGATCTGCTGCTGGTGGCCGGTGGTGAGCTGGTGACCGTGTTGACCGGTGCCGGCACCGATCCGGCTATCGCCGAGGCGCTGGCCGCGCACATCCACCGGCGCCATCCCGGAATCGAATTCGCCACCTACGCCACCGGTCACCGCGGCGACGAGCTGTTGATCGGGGTGGAGTAG
- the recG gene encoding ATP-dependent DNA helicase RecG has translation MVSLTDRLDGIAGGKAAGLLDDVFGIRTVDDLLRHYPRKYIHGMSVWGEDEAPPEEGEHITLVGEIEKAEVRWTNRQPKREYLVITLGKGRRKVTATFFNAKWLKKELIEGVRLMLSGEVGFFKGNMQLTHPDFLALNSPRGRVFGSKSLKTIADTSTSEAGELSMAAFERDFFPIYPASSKLQSWDIYACVQQVLAVLDPIPDPLPESVVRQRGLISEDEALRAIHVAEREPEREAARERLRFDEAVGMQWALAQRRHGELSESGPVAPRRDDGLAAALIERLPFALTAGQREVLDVVSCELAASKPMNRLLQGEVGSGKTIVSVVAMLQMVDAGYQCALLAPTEVLAAQHAQSIRGVLGPLAMAGQLGGEDGATRVALLTGSMSAAQKRQVRDEVASGEAGIVVGTHALLQDAVEFHKLGFVVVDEQHRFGVEQRDRLRAKAPAGLTPHLLVMTATPIPRTVALTVYGDLETSTLRELPRGRQPITTNTIFIKDKPQWLARAWQRITEEVGEGRQAYVVASRIDENDKSGEQEAGPPAETVVNLFNHLGHGPLAGLRLGLMHGRLPADEKDAVMAAFRAGDIDVLVCTTVIEVGVDVPNATVMVVMDADRFGISQLHQLRGRIGRGSHASLCLLATKLPEGSKAGDRLTAVASTLDGFELADLDLQERREGDVLGLNQSGRPITLRFLSLAEHLEVIVDAREVAQSIYARDPANPGMAVLAGQFTGGDRIDYLDKS, from the coding sequence ATGGTCAGTCTCACCGACCGTCTCGACGGGATCGCCGGCGGCAAGGCCGCCGGCCTGCTCGACGACGTGTTCGGCATCCGCACCGTCGACGACCTGCTGCGGCACTACCCGCGCAAGTACATCCACGGAATGTCGGTGTGGGGCGAGGACGAGGCGCCGCCGGAGGAGGGCGAGCACATCACGCTGGTCGGCGAGATCGAGAAGGCCGAGGTCCGCTGGACCAATCGCCAACCCAAGCGCGAGTATCTGGTGATCACCCTGGGCAAGGGCCGGCGCAAGGTCACCGCGACGTTCTTCAACGCCAAGTGGCTGAAGAAGGAATTGATCGAGGGCGTCCGGCTGATGCTGTCCGGCGAGGTCGGGTTCTTCAAGGGCAACATGCAGCTCACGCACCCGGACTTCCTGGCACTGAACTCCCCGCGGGGGAGGGTGTTCGGAAGCAAGTCGCTCAAGACGATCGCAGACACGTCGACCTCGGAGGCCGGCGAACTGTCGATGGCGGCGTTCGAGCGCGACTTCTTCCCGATCTACCCGGCCAGCTCCAAGCTGCAGAGTTGGGACATCTACGCCTGCGTGCAGCAGGTACTCGCGGTACTGGACCCCATACCCGATCCGCTGCCCGAAAGCGTTGTGCGCCAACGAGGTCTGATCTCCGAAGATGAGGCGCTGCGCGCCATTCACGTCGCCGAGCGGGAGCCCGAGCGGGAGGCGGCCCGGGAGCGGCTGCGGTTCGACGAGGCCGTGGGGATGCAGTGGGCGCTCGCGCAGCGCCGCCACGGCGAGCTCTCCGAATCCGGCCCCGTCGCGCCGCGCCGTGACGACGGCTTGGCCGCTGCGCTGATCGAGCGACTGCCCTTCGCGTTGACGGCGGGTCAACGTGAGGTGCTCGACGTCGTCTCCTGCGAACTGGCCGCGAGCAAGCCGATGAACCGGCTGCTGCAGGGTGAGGTCGGCTCCGGCAAAACGATCGTGTCGGTGGTGGCCATGCTGCAGATGGTCGATGCGGGTTACCAGTGCGCATTGCTCGCGCCGACCGAAGTCCTTGCCGCCCAACATGCCCAGTCGATCCGCGGCGTCCTCGGGCCGCTGGCGATGGCCGGCCAACTCGGTGGCGAGGACGGGGCGACTCGCGTCGCACTGCTGACCGGGTCGATGTCGGCGGCCCAGAAACGTCAGGTCCGCGATGAGGTGGCGTCCGGGGAGGCGGGCATCGTCGTCGGTACCCACGCGCTGTTGCAGGACGCGGTCGAGTTCCACAAGCTGGGCTTCGTCGTCGTCGACGAACAACACCGGTTCGGCGTGGAGCAGCGAGACCGGTTGCGCGCCAAGGCGCCTGCGGGACTGACTCCGCATCTACTGGTCATGACGGCCACACCGATCCCGCGCACGGTCGCATTGACGGTGTACGGCGACCTGGAAACCTCGACCCTGCGCGAACTTCCGCGCGGGCGCCAGCCGATCACCACCAACACGATCTTCATCAAGGACAAGCCGCAATGGCTGGCGCGGGCCTGGCAGCGGATCACCGAGGAGGTCGGCGAAGGCCGGCAGGCCTACGTCGTGGCGTCCCGGATCGACGAGAACGACAAGTCGGGCGAGCAGGAAGCGGGCCCGCCCGCCGAGACCGTCGTCAACCTGTTCAACCACCTGGGGCACGGGCCGCTGGCGGGGCTGCGGTTGGGCCTGATGCACGGCAGGCTGCCCGCCGACGAGAAGGACGCGGTGATGGCCGCGTTCCGGGCAGGCGACATCGACGTCCTGGTGTGCACCACGGTCATCGAGGTGGGTGTGGATGTGCCGAATGCGACGGTGATGGTGGTGATGGACGCCGACCGGTTCGGCATCAGCCAGCTACACCAGTTGCGCGGGCGGATCGGGCGCGGCTCGCATGCCAGCCTGTGCCTGCTGGCCACCAAGCTCCCCGAGGGATCCAAAGCCGGCGACCGGTTGACCGCGGTGGCCAGCACCTTGGACGGCTTCGAGTTGGCGGATCTGGACCTGCAGGAGCGCCGCGAGGGAGATGTGTTGGGGCTCAACCAGTCCGGCCGTCCTATCACGCTGCGCTTTCTGTCTCTGGCCGAGCACCTCGAGGTCATCGTCGACGCCCGAGAGGTGGCTCAGTCGATCTATGCCCGTGATCCGGCCAACCCCGGCATGGCGGTCCTGGCCGGCCAGTTCACCGGCGGCGACCGGATCGACTACCTGGACAAGTCGTGA